One part of the Streptomyces lydicus genome encodes these proteins:
- a CDS encoding geranylgeranyl reductase family protein, with protein sequence MSEPASVTGSRAGSGSTASSERTADVIVVGAGPAGSATAYHLAKSGLDVLLLEKTAFPREKVCGDGLTPRATKQLVAMGIDISEEAGWLRNKGLRIIGGGSRLQLDWPELASFPDYGLVRKRDDFDEQLARQAQKAGARLYERCNVGAPVIDELTGRITGVHAKLGEEKTPVTFHAPLVVAADGNSTRLSLAMGLHRREDRPMGVAVRTYFTSPRHDDDYLESWLELWDRRGAQDRLLPGYGWIFGMGDGTSNVGLGILNSSSAFRELDWREILKAWCASMPEDWGYTPENMTGPIRGAALPMAFNRQPHYTRGLLLVGDAGGLVNPFNGEGIAYAMESGAIAAEVIVQAHARATYAQRELALQRYPKILKDTYGGYYSLGRAFVKLIGNPKVMQIATQRGLTHPLLMRFTLKMLANLTDPTGGDAMDRIINGLSKVAPRS encoded by the coding sequence GTGTCCGAGCCCGCGTCGGTGACCGGCTCGCGGGCCGGTTCCGGGAGCACCGCCTCCTCGGAGCGCACCGCGGACGTGATCGTCGTCGGTGCCGGGCCGGCCGGCTCGGCCACCGCCTACCACCTCGCCAAGTCCGGCCTGGACGTCCTCCTTCTGGAGAAGACCGCGTTTCCGCGCGAGAAGGTCTGCGGCGACGGCCTGACGCCGCGCGCGACCAAGCAGCTGGTCGCGATGGGCATCGACATCTCCGAGGAAGCCGGCTGGCTGCGCAACAAGGGCCTGCGGATCATCGGCGGCGGCTCCCGGCTCCAGCTGGATTGGCCGGAACTGGCCTCGTTCCCGGACTACGGCCTGGTGCGCAAGCGTGACGACTTCGACGAGCAGCTGGCCCGGCAGGCGCAGAAGGCCGGGGCGCGGCTGTACGAGCGCTGCAACGTGGGCGCGCCCGTCATCGACGAGCTGACCGGCCGGATCACCGGTGTGCACGCCAAGCTCGGCGAGGAGAAGACCCCGGTCACCTTCCACGCCCCGCTCGTCGTCGCCGCGGACGGCAACTCCACCCGGCTGTCGCTGGCGATGGGGCTGCACCGCCGCGAGGACCGGCCCATGGGCGTCGCGGTCCGTACGTACTTCACCTCGCCCCGGCACGACGACGACTACCTGGAGTCCTGGCTGGAGTTGTGGGACCGGCGCGGCGCCCAGGACCGGCTGCTGCCGGGCTACGGCTGGATCTTCGGCATGGGCGACGGCACGAGCAACGTCGGCCTCGGCATCCTCAACTCCAGCTCCGCGTTCCGGGAACTGGACTGGCGCGAGATCCTCAAGGCGTGGTGCGCGTCCATGCCGGAGGACTGGGGCTACACGCCGGAGAACATGACCGGACCGATCCGCGGTGCCGCGCTGCCGATGGCCTTCAACCGCCAGCCGCACTACACCAGGGGCCTGCTGCTGGTGGGTGACGCGGGCGGCCTGGTCAACCCGTTCAACGGTGAGGGCATCGCCTACGCGATGGAGTCCGGCGCGATCGCCGCCGAGGTCATCGTGCAGGCGCACGCCCGCGCCACGTACGCCCAGCGCGAGCTGGCCCTGCAGCGCTACCCGAAGATCCTCAAGGACACCTACGGGGGCTACTACTCGCTGGGCCGCGCCTTCGTGAAGCTGATCGGCAACCCCAAGGTCATGCAGATCGCCACCCAGCGCGGTCTGACCCACCCGCTGCTGATGCGCTTCACCCTCAAGATGCTCGCCAACCTCACCGACCCCACGGGCGGCGACGCGATGGACCGGATCATCAACGGGCTGAGCAAGGTGGCCCCGCGCTCGTGA
- a CDS encoding GNAT family N-acetyltransferase, protein MKTAKPATAPPASPVPPAVELRVPTDEDALNWHRVFNDPEVMEYHGGSPAELSVYEELTARQRRHHAELGFCLYTLLDPADGAVIGFTGAQPWPRDWGPAGEIEIGWRLGRAYWGRGYATAAAEAALAAVRAAGVRHVVAVVDTRNERSIAVTRRLGMRPAETVIPPGENRTACCHRLEL, encoded by the coding sequence ATGAAGACCGCGAAGCCCGCCACCGCGCCCCCCGCATCCCCCGTGCCGCCCGCCGTCGAACTGCGGGTCCCCACCGACGAGGACGCCCTGAACTGGCACCGGGTCTTCAACGACCCCGAGGTGATGGAGTACCACGGCGGCTCCCCCGCCGAACTCTCGGTCTACGAGGAGCTCACCGCACGCCAGCGCCGGCACCACGCGGAGCTGGGCTTCTGCCTGTACACCCTGCTGGACCCGGCGGACGGCGCGGTCATCGGCTTCACCGGCGCCCAGCCGTGGCCGCGCGACTGGGGCCCGGCCGGCGAGATCGAGATCGGCTGGCGGCTGGGCCGGGCGTACTGGGGCCGCGGGTACGCCACCGCCGCGGCGGAGGCGGCACTCGCGGCCGTACGGGCGGCCGGCGTCCGCCACGTCGTCGCGGTGGTGGACACCCGCAACGAGCGGTCGATCGCGGTGACCCGGCGTCTGGGCATGCGGCCGGCCGAGACGGTGATCCCCCCGGGGGAGAACCGGACGGCCTGCTGCCACCGGCTGGAGCTGTGA